In a genomic window of Styela clava chromosome 7, kaStyClav1.hap1.2, whole genome shotgun sequence:
- the LOC120329090 gene encoding signal peptidase complex subunit 2-like, producing the protein MANDDSKQEEKPFKVEKWDHNAVRIALDDAAKKIILDNLGYQEDFKLIDTRLAICTTAVLFALFALLWDYLHPFPASRPVIILCVVSYFVLMGVLTAYANFVEKNVFLLAREKDIAGVDPDIVWTLSSTMPKYDENYTLQIVVKDPQGEERKAELTKSAGEYFDENGQLMDSFEIKVMELHRSLSQKKKAQ; encoded by the exons ATGGCTAACGACGATAGCAAGCAG GAGGAAAAACCATTCAAGGTGGAAAAGTGGGACCATAATGCAGTGAGAATTGCATTGGATGATGCTGCTAAAAAG ATAATCCTCGACAACCTTGGTTATCAAGAAGACTTCAAGTTAATTGATACTCGCCTGGCAATATGTACAACTGCTGTTTTATTTGCATTATTTGCCTTACTTTGGGATTATCTTCATCCTTTCCCAGCATCAAGGCCTGTTATTATACTTTGTGTG GTCTCATATTTCGTCCTTATGGGAGTCTTAACAGCTTATGCCAACTTTGTTGAGAAGAATGTATTTTTGCTTGCAAGAGAGAAGGATATAGCAGGTGTAGATCCAGACATTGTCTGGACTCTATCATCGACAATGCCGAA GTATGATGAAAACTACACACTGCAAATAGTCGTTAAAGACCCACAAGGTGAAGAGCGAAAAGCAGAACTGACAAAATCTGCTGGAGAATATTTTGATGAGAATGGCCAACTCATGGATAGCTTTGAAATAAAGGTCATGGAGCTACATCGGTCCCTATCACAAAAGAAAAAGGCCCAATGA
- the LOC120329088 gene encoding uncharacterized protein LOC120329088 gives MSDRSRRFTGPRLPNDAQLCRQLQRFRINSPETLRFPGSGNTTNVPLPPTHVYRGPRSTRARFFEAPSNSSLNRFGNSARWRNFGMRMAASVHSLPQTQQLYQNRHRFHSDRNLSSSSSQVHRLGYAEFATTSGYCGYGNPPMWCAFCKSNKEPRHVYSSHWLKDANGRIACPILRRYRCKHCGATGDKAHTDSYCPTIAQDKRSMKSVLTTLKTSSGKYRK, from the exons ATGAGCGACCGCTCCCGACGCTTCACAGGACCAAGATTGCCAAATGATGCCCAGCTGTGCAGGCAATTACAACGGTTTCGAATAAACTCACCCGAAACGCTAAGATTTCCTGGTTCTGGAAATACTACCAATGTGCCATTGCCCCCAACTCATGTTTACAGAGGACCGCGGAGTACCCGAGCTAGATTCTTTGAAGCTCCTAGCAACAG CTCTTTAAATCGCTTTGGCAATTCAGCAAGATGGAGAAATTTCGGAATGAGAATGGCGGCCTCTGTCCATTCACTCCCACAGACCCAGCAATTGTATCAAAATAGACATCGATTCCATTCTGACAGGAACTTGTCATCCAGCAGTTCTCAAGTGCATCGTTTGGGATATGCAGAATTTGCG ACGACATCAGGGTATTGTGGTTATGGGAATCCTCCCATGTGGTGTGCTTTTTGTAAAAGTAACAAAGAACCACGACATGTCTATTCATCTCATTGGCTAAAGGATGCAAATGGGAGAATCGCTTGTCCTATTCTCAGAAG GTACAGATGCAAGCATTGTGGTGCAACAGGAGATAAAGCACACACAGACTCGTACTGCCCAACAATCGCACAAGACAAAAGGAGCATGAAGTCGGTCCTAACGACGTTGAAGACATCATCAGGAAAATACCGCAAATAA